One region of Miscanthus floridulus cultivar M001 chromosome 19, ASM1932011v1, whole genome shotgun sequence genomic DNA includes:
- the LOC136529354 gene encoding E3 ubiquitin-protein ligase APD2, with the protein MNVLLIAMVSFASQWFTCLVVAAVLLAVLYCFLKQLLAENADAAEQEPIRRQDETGLETEPVLPRKEVFFNYGATEEQPESSAFPALAEDPLSEKMCKICYDAPRSCFLIPCGHCFTCFTCARRIVEEENKACPICRRLIQSKKTREHLDRYGWAVYLFHVASWASRMCWA; encoded by the exons ATGAACGTTCTCCTGATTGCTATGGTCTCCTTTGCTTCCCAATGGTTCACATGCCTTGTGGTAGCAG CGGTTTTACTAGCGGTGCTCTACTGCTTCCTGAAGCAACTACTAGCAGAAAATGCTGATGCAGCAGAGCAGGAGCCAATTCGGCGCCAAGATGAAACAGGCCTTGAAACCGAACCGGTTCTGCCAAGGAAAGAGGTGTTCTTCAACTACGGAGCAACCGAAGAGCAGCCTGAGTCCAGTGCATTTCCTGCTCTTGCTGAAGATCCGCTTAGCGAGAAGATGTGCAAGATCTGCTATGACGCGCCCCGGAGCTGCTTCTTGATACCCTGCGGCCATTGCTTTACCTGCTTCACATGTGCAAGGAG GATTGTGGAAGAGGAAAACAAGGCCTGCCCGATCTGTCGAAGGCTGATCCAGAGTAAGAAGACTCGAGAGCACTTAGATCGCTACGGATGGGCTGTATACTTGTTTCATGTAGCTTCCTGGGCTTCTCGGATGTGTTGGGCCTAG